The window GCTAGGCGGCGGTGACCCGCCCCGTCCCCGGACCCGGGCGGTGGTCCAGCAGTTCTTCGAGGAGCTGGCCAAGGACAAGGAGAGCCCGACCTTCGCCATCGAGGCCGGCGGGGTGTTCATCGGTGACTGCGGGCTGCACAACGTCAACCGGCGCGACGGCACGGCTGAGGTCGGCATCGGCATCGGCGACCGCGCGTACTGGGGCCGTGGCTATGGCCGCGAGGCTCTGGCGCTGCTGGTGGACTACGGCTTCCGGCTGCAGAACCTGCGCAAGCTCTGGCTCGAGGTCCATGGCGGCAACGAGCGGGCGATCCGGGCCTACCGCGCCGTCGGGTTCGTCGAGGAGGGCCGCCAGCGCCTGCAGGTCTGGTCCGGCGGCCGGTACGAGGACACCGTCCTGATGGGGCTGTTCCGCGAGGACTGGC of the Jatrophihabitans sp. genome contains:
- a CDS encoding GNAT family protein produces the protein MLVGKLVTLRALTESDLGRLTEFKNDVEFELLGGGDPPRPRTRAVVQQFFEELAKDKESPTFAIEAGGVFIGDCGLHNVNRRDGTAEVGIGIGDRAYWGRGYGREALALLVDYGFRLQNLRKLWLEVHGGNERAIRAYRAVGFVEEGRQRLQVWSGGRYEDTVLMGLFREDWPGLAAADSESAPAD